In Helianthus annuus cultivar XRQ/B chromosome 3, HanXRQr2.0-SUNRISE, whole genome shotgun sequence, a single window of DNA contains:
- the LOC110930357 gene encoding uncharacterized protein LOC110930357 codes for MFDRFRTMYRWDPKAHQSIRHSFICVLKDRFRGIMSDMRKSSKKKALKAREDIPDVGYNFKIQCKYPPNGVPRRKWERMCMSWNTKDWEKKSKAGRENRKNDLCRHTGGSKGFDEHRRNLEKIKGKKVGFAEVLLHTHATKECKKRLNDGEISANDYDKLEFVTDRSKRSYVSYMKKLENKYGNTDCDDMELWESLHPECQGRQLFGVGSSDPHFVLTGTTYSTASVSDTRQSHELQKVQAELGKEREARQNIEARFEQFEQEREQERVEREREREQERVERERERTEHARWQKYMEAKFNKFGKK; via the exons ATGTTTGACCGCTTCCGG ACTATGTATAGGTGGGATCCAAAAGCACACCAGAGCATACGTCATTCGTTTATTTGTGTGCTCAAGGATCGATTTAGAGGCATAATGAGCGATATGAGGAAAAGTTCTAAAAAGAAAGCTTTAAAGGCGAGGGAAGATATCCCCGATGTCGGATACAATTTTAAGATACAATGCAAATATCCGCCCAATGGAGTGCCTCGTAGGAAATGGGAACGTATGTGTATG TCTTGGAACACTAAAGATTGGGAAAAGAAGTCCAAAGCAGGGAGAGAAAACCGGAAGAATGACTTATGTCGTCATACAGGCGGGTCCAAAGGGTTTGACGAACACCGTCGCAACTTG GaaaaaataaagggtaaaaaggttGGATTCGCGGAAGTATTACTTCATACCCACGCCACCAAAGAGTGTAAAAAGAGATTAAATGATGGGGAGATCAGTGCAAATGACTATGATAAGTTAGAGTTTGTTACCGATCGTTCAAAACGTTCATAT GTCTCCTACATGAAAAAACTTGAAAATAAATATGGGAACACGGATTGCGATGATATGGAACTGTGGGAGAGTCTGCATCCCGAGTGTCAGGGTCGTCAGTTGTTTGGGGTAGGATCTTCTGATCCACATTTTGTGTTGACTGGAACAACATATTCCACAGCTAGTGTGTCAGATACTCGACAATCGCATGAG CTCCAAAAAGTTCAAGCTGAACTAGGAAAGGAACGAGAGGCTCGACAAAACATTGAAGCCCGTTTTGAACAGTTTGAACAAGAGCGGGAACAAGAAAGGGTTGAACGTGAACGAGAGCGGGAACAAGAACGTGTTGAACGTGAACGAGAGCGGACCGAACATGCTCGATGGCAGAAATACATGGAAGCAAAGTTTAATAAATTCGGAAAAAAGTAA